One part of the Gemmatimonadaceae bacterium genome encodes these proteins:
- a CDS encoding TonB-dependent receptor — translation MSVSRSPSTIGGAAAVVTSVDSLRLTPAAPLSDALRELPFVLVRQNSRGEVELSVRGSDSRQAAVLFDGLPLTTGWDHRSDASAFPLSGVGTIVVVRGLSSVLQGPNALGGVIDLGVVSDRSERVRGESLRLATGFDQLGTQAYHLDWARGIRAGAGEWTFRAGGGLRDREAIALSGGVSDKYTTDSHRLTNSDVRQRDLYTALRYQTAGGAWVGGSYSANAMERGVVPELHVTAPRFWRYPDQTRHLGVVSLGTGRRRTPLGSGDLEVVVGQNNSSLFIESFLNAQYDSIVATERGRERTSTARLLADHSLGAGELRTAFTATRVRYTETLNAAAPSEYEQNLWSSGVEVDMPIAGALRASAGYAADGSTTPETGGKTSLGRLSEWGGRFGLSTMALGNRVRFHTSVSRRARFAALRELYSGALNRFEPNPTLQPERLVGAELGATLLSSRAQFQAVVFRHRLEDAIVRITLPNRRFKRVNRDELRSAGLELLAGWNSGGFSITSDALVQRLRIEDPAVSGSERKPEHQPEFRLGADAAFPTVAGVRGRLGFNHTGTQYCVNPDLGRNQNLSSQTWVNGGVERTFSLRPSGLLSRLLASLSIDNIGDSAVYDQCGLPFAGRTLRFGLSLM, via the coding sequence GTGAGTGTCTCTCGGTCGCCATCGACCATTGGCGGGGCGGCGGCCGTGGTCACGTCGGTCGACTCGCTGCGCCTGACGCCCGCCGCGCCATTGTCTGACGCGCTGCGCGAGCTGCCATTCGTGCTCGTGCGGCAGAACTCCCGGGGCGAAGTCGAACTGTCGGTGCGTGGCTCGGATTCCCGGCAGGCTGCGGTGCTCTTTGACGGATTGCCGCTCACCACGGGATGGGATCATCGCTCGGATGCGTCGGCGTTTCCGCTCTCCGGTGTGGGGACTATCGTGGTGGTACGCGGACTCTCGAGCGTGCTGCAGGGGCCCAACGCACTTGGCGGAGTCATCGACCTCGGCGTCGTTTCCGATCGCAGCGAGCGTGTGCGCGGCGAGAGCCTGCGCCTGGCGACCGGCTTCGACCAACTCGGGACGCAGGCGTACCATCTCGATTGGGCCCGCGGCATTCGCGCCGGGGCCGGCGAGTGGACGTTTCGTGCGGGCGGTGGGCTGCGTGATCGCGAGGCGATCGCGCTCAGCGGCGGCGTCAGCGACAAGTACACGACGGACAGCCACCGTTTGACCAACAGCGACGTGCGCCAGCGCGACCTCTACACCGCGCTCCGCTACCAGACCGCCGGTGGCGCGTGGGTCGGGGGTTCGTATTCGGCCAACGCGATGGAACGTGGCGTGGTGCCCGAGCTCCATGTCACCGCGCCGCGGTTCTGGCGTTATCCGGACCAGACGCGGCACCTCGGTGTCGTGTCCCTCGGCACGGGGCGCCGGCGCACGCCCCTGGGTTCAGGCGACCTCGAGGTCGTCGTCGGCCAGAACAATTCCTCGCTGTTCATCGAGAGCTTCCTCAACGCGCAATACGACTCGATCGTCGCGACCGAGCGCGGCCGCGAGCGGACCAGCACGGCGCGCCTCCTCGCCGATCATTCGCTTGGCGCCGGAGAGTTGCGCACCGCGTTCACCGCGACGCGCGTTCGGTACACCGAGACGCTCAACGCGGCAGCGCCGAGTGAGTATGAGCAGAACCTCTGGAGTTCGGGGGTCGAGGTGGACATGCCGATCGCCGGCGCGCTGCGCGCCAGCGCGGGCTACGCCGCCGACGGCTCCACCACGCCGGAGACTGGAGGCAAGACGTCGCTTGGGCGCCTGTCCGAGTGGGGTGGCCGGTTTGGGCTCAGTACGATGGCGCTCGGGAATCGCGTGCGATTTCACACATCGGTGAGCCGTCGTGCACGATTCGCCGCGCTGCGCGAGTTGTACTCCGGAGCACTCAATCGATTCGAGCCCAACCCCACGCTGCAGCCCGAGCGGCTCGTCGGCGCGGAGCTCGGTGCGACGCTGCTTTCCAGTCGTGCGCAGTTCCAGGCCGTCGTGTTCCGCCATCGGCTCGAAGACGCCATCGTCCGCATCACGCTGCCCAACCGCCGGTTCAAGCGCGTGAACCGCGATGAGCTTCGCAGTGCCGGTCTCGAGCTGCTCGCGGGCTGGAACAGCGGTGGGTTCTCGATCACGAGCGATGCGCTCGTGCAGCGGCTTCGCATCGAGGATCCGGCGGTGTCGGGCAGCGAGCGCAAACCCGAGCACCAGCCGGAGTTCCGGCTCGGTGCGGACGCCGCGTTTCCGACCGTTGCGGGCGTCCGCGGTCGCCTGGGGTTCAACCACACCGGCACGCAGTATTGCGTGAACCCGGACCTGGGCCGCAACCAGAACCTGAGCAGCCAGACGTGGGTCAACGGCGGCGTGGAGCGCACGTTCTCCCTGCGCCCGAGCGGCCTGCTCAGCCGCCTGTTGGCGTCGCTGTCGATCGACAACATCGGAGACAGCGCCGTCTACGATCAATGCGGGCTGCCGTTCGCGGGACGAACGCTGCGGTTTGGCCTCAGCCTGATGTAG
- a CDS encoding dihydrodipicolinate synthase family protein, with product MNLRSHLLAGQVIPAHPLALTARRTLDERHQAALTRYYVDAGAGGIAVGVHTTQFAIREHGMLAPTLTLARDVARARAGTRPLALVAGAIGATRQALDETELARSLGYDAVLLSLGALRDAPDAALIRHCRRVAEVMPVIGFYLQPAVGGRALGFRFWREFAEIPNVVAIKIAPFNRYQTLDVVRALAESGREDVALYTGNDDNILPDLLTPFVFESGGRRVERHIVGGLLGQWAVWTRRAVEMLEEVRRLRSGVPIEARWLSRGAALTDANGAVFDVAHGFAGCIPGIHEVLRRQGLMRGTWCLDIHETLSPGQARELDRVSRAYPELADDAFVADHLDEWLNG from the coding sequence CTGAACCTGCGCTCGCACCTCCTTGCCGGTCAGGTGATTCCGGCGCATCCGCTCGCGCTCACGGCGCGTCGCACGCTCGACGAGCGGCACCAGGCTGCGCTGACGCGCTACTACGTGGACGCCGGCGCCGGCGGCATCGCCGTCGGCGTCCACACGACCCAATTCGCCATCCGCGAGCATGGCATGCTCGCGCCGACCCTGACCCTGGCGCGCGACGTGGCGCGCGCGCGAGCAGGCACGCGGCCACTGGCGCTGGTGGCCGGGGCGATCGGCGCAACGCGCCAGGCACTCGACGAAACGGAGCTGGCGCGAAGCCTGGGCTACGACGCGGTGCTCCTCTCCCTCGGCGCCCTGCGCGATGCCCCGGACGCCGCGCTCATCCGACACTGCCGCCGCGTGGCCGAGGTGATGCCGGTGATCGGGTTCTACCTGCAGCCGGCGGTTGGGGGTCGCGCCCTGGGCTTCAGGTTCTGGCGGGAGTTCGCCGAGATTCCGAACGTCGTAGCCATCAAGATCGCGCCGTTCAATCGCTACCAGACGCTGGACGTCGTGCGGGCGCTGGCCGAATCCGGCCGGGAGGATGTCGCGCTCTATACGGGCAATGACGACAACATTCTCCCCGACCTGCTGACGCCGTTCGTCTTTGAGAGCGGGGGGCGACGCGTGGAGCGCCACATCGTCGGTGGGCTCCTCGGTCAATGGGCGGTGTGGACACGCCGGGCCGTCGAGATGCTGGAGGAGGTCAGGCGCCTGCGGTCCGGCGTGCCGATCGAAGCGCGATGGCTCAGTCGCGGCGCCGCGCTTACCGACGCGAACGGCGCGGTGTTCGACGTCGCCCATGGCTTTGCCGGGTGCATTCCGGGCATCCATGAAGTCCTGCGCCGGCAGGGCCTGATGCGGGGGACGTGGTGCCTCGACATACACGAGACGCTGTCCCCGGGTCAGGCGCGCGAGCTCGATCGTGTCTCGCGCGCCTACCCCGAACTCGCCGACGACGCGTTCGTGGCGGATCACCTCGACGAGTGGCTCAATGGGTAG
- a CDS encoding amidohydrolase family protein has translation MLRPLAAVLVFAAVAAQAQGRTLVITHANLIDGTRGAFASDASVVIRDGRIAEVVAGTYQAPAGAEVIDARGRYLLPGLIDAHAHVSNFAAARRALESGVTTIRSASTSNYQDVSLREAVRNGVIPGPDVLAAGVFVSPDLGESMLADPRLTKLGGRVTTEAAMREVVRVNLDHGVDVIKTRGTERAGLPNTDPRKQTYTTTELGWVVSEAATRNVPVMAHAHGDEGAYAAVQAGVRSIEHGTFLADSTLRLMKEKGTFFVPTYITVVDLTQPGGDYDDPVLTLRGRFMLPVLGETVRRASRLGVRIATGADTNYGEESLSRIAGEVASFVDLGLTPLEALRSATTTAADLLGIGARVGQIKPGFEADLILVEGNPLSDPRALGDVLVVVSNGRVALNRTPFAASR, from the coding sequence ATGCTTCGACCCCTCGCCGCTGTACTCGTCTTTGCCGCCGTCGCAGCGCAGGCGCAGGGTCGCACGCTCGTGATCACCCACGCCAACCTGATCGACGGCACGCGAGGCGCCTTTGCCAGTGACGCGTCGGTGGTCATCCGAGACGGTCGCATTGCCGAGGTGGTGGCCGGCACCTACCAGGCGCCTGCGGGAGCAGAGGTCATCGATGCGCGCGGGCGCTACCTGCTGCCGGGGCTGATCGATGCGCATGCGCACGTCTCCAACTTTGCGGCGGCACGCCGCGCCCTTGAATCGGGCGTGACCACGATCCGCAGCGCGAGCACCTCCAACTACCAGGATGTCTCCCTGCGTGAGGCGGTGCGCAATGGCGTGATCCCCGGGCCGGACGTCCTGGCGGCGGGCGTGTTCGTTTCGCCGGACCTCGGCGAGTCGATGCTCGCCGATCCGCGCCTGACGAAGCTCGGCGGGCGCGTCACGACGGAAGCGGCGATGCGCGAGGTCGTGCGCGTGAACCTCGACCACGGCGTGGATGTCATCAAGACGCGGGGCACCGAGCGCGCCGGGCTGCCGAACACCGATCCCCGCAAACAGACCTACACCACGACGGAGCTCGGCTGGGTGGTGAGCGAGGCCGCCACGCGCAACGTCCCGGTGATGGCGCACGCGCACGGGGACGAAGGTGCGTATGCCGCGGTGCAGGCGGGAGTGCGGAGCATCGAGCACGGCACGTTCCTGGCGGACTCCACGCTGCGGCTCATGAAGGAGAAGGGCACGTTCTTCGTGCCCACGTACATCACGGTGGTCGACCTGACTCAGCCGGGCGGCGACTACGACGATCCGGTGCTCACGCTGCGCGGCCGGTTCATGCTGCCGGTCCTTGGCGAGACGGTCCGGCGCGCCAGTCGGCTCGGGGTGCGCATCGCCACCGGTGCCGACACCAACTACGGCGAGGAGAGCCTTTCACGGATTGCCGGCGAGGTTGCGTCGTTCGTGGACCTTGGCCTGACGCCCCTCGAGGCCCTGCGAAGCGCGACGACCACGGCGGCCGACCTCCTGGGGATCGGGGCCAGGGTCGGGCAGATCAAGCCCGGATTCGAAGCCGACCTGATCCTGGTCGAGGGGAATCCGCTGAGTGATCCTCGCGCGCTGGGCGATGTGCTGGTCGTGGTAAGCAACGGGCGCGTCGCGCTCAATCGCACGCCGTTCGCCGCGAGCCGTTAG
- a CDS encoding dienelactone hydrolase family protein, translating to MDDRDASTAGGIPPHGDARILRRAPGGTAARAVIMVHGRGASAQDILTLAAPLGLDDALLLAPQANGHTWYPFSFLAPMAQNEPGITSGIALLESLVRQVESDGVPASRIALLGFSQGACLTTEFVARHPRPYGAVLGFSGGLIGPPGTLRDYPGSLDDTPVFLGCSDVDPHIPAARVQETATVLAKMGARVDLRLYPGMPHTINNDELAAGRALLDTLSPA from the coding sequence ATGGACGACCGTGACGCATCGACGGCGGGTGGTATTCCGCCGCACGGTGACGCGCGGATCCTGCGCCGTGCCCCGGGAGGCACGGCGGCGCGGGCGGTGATCATGGTACACGGGCGAGGCGCCAGCGCGCAGGACATCCTGACGCTGGCCGCCCCGCTCGGCCTCGACGACGCGCTGCTCCTTGCCCCGCAGGCAAACGGTCACACCTGGTATCCCTTCTCGTTTCTGGCGCCCATGGCGCAGAACGAACCGGGCATCACGTCGGGGATCGCGCTCCTGGAGTCACTCGTCAGGCAGGTCGAGTCGGACGGCGTTCCAGCGTCGCGCATCGCGCTGCTTGGGTTTTCACAAGGTGCCTGCCTGACGACGGAGTTCGTGGCGCGGCACCCGCGACCGTACGGCGCGGTCCTGGGATTCAGTGGTGGCCTCATAGGGCCACCGGGAACGTTACGTGACTACCCGGGATCGCTCGATGACACGCCCGTGTTCCTCGGGTGCAGCGATGTGGATCCGCATATCCCGGCCGCCCGCGTACAGGAGACGGCAACGGTGCTGGCGAAGATGGGTGCGCGCGTCGACCTGCGGCTCTATCCCGGCATGCCGCACACGATCAACAACGACGAACTGGCGGCCGGGCGCGCGCTCCTCGACACGCTCAGTCCCGCCTGA
- a CDS encoding TIGR01777 family protein, with protein MTPRDRAPPMKIAITGASGFVGRTLQRTLREAGHSVCTIGRAAAATDVAWDPGTGAIDATRLRGIDAVIHLAGANIAQRWTERARREIRDSRVDTTALIARTMADLDPRPRVLVSVSGVGIYGDCGDELVDETHAAGRGFLAEVAQAWEAAALPAREAGIRVVHPRLGVVLHRSGGALAKMLPAFSLGVGGPIGSGQQWMPWVALADLLRALQFFVESPHTSGPYNLVGPEPVRNATFTRTLGQVLGRPAVIPLPAFAIRLLFGAMGAETLLGGQRASVTRLVDAGFSFRYPTIRTALEQAMVATV; from the coding sequence GTGACGCCGCGTGATCGCGCGCCACCGATGAAGATCGCGATCACCGGCGCGTCAGGGTTCGTCGGCCGGACGCTGCAGCGAACCCTTCGCGAAGCCGGACACTCCGTCTGCACGATCGGGCGCGCCGCCGCCGCGACTGACGTGGCGTGGGATCCAGGGACCGGTGCGATCGACGCGACGAGGCTCCGCGGCATCGACGCGGTGATTCATCTCGCGGGCGCCAACATCGCGCAGCGGTGGACCGAGAGGGCTCGGCGCGAGATTCGTGACAGCCGCGTGGACACGACCGCGCTGATCGCCCGAACCATGGCCGACCTCGATCCGCGACCTCGAGTGCTCGTCAGCGTCTCGGGGGTCGGCATCTACGGCGACTGTGGCGACGAGTTGGTCGATGAGACGCACGCGGCGGGGCGCGGCTTCCTGGCCGAAGTGGCGCAGGCCTGGGAAGCCGCCGCGCTCCCGGCGCGCGAAGCCGGCATTCGTGTGGTGCATCCGCGGCTTGGAGTCGTGCTGCACCGGAGCGGCGGCGCCCTCGCGAAGATGCTGCCCGCCTTCTCGTTAGGTGTCGGCGGACCGATCGGGTCCGGGCAGCAGTGGATGCCGTGGGTGGCCCTCGCAGACCTGCTCCGTGCGCTGCAGTTCTTCGTGGAGTCGCCGCATACGAGTGGTCCGTACAACCTTGTCGGTCCGGAGCCGGTAAGGAACGCGACGTTCACCCGCACCCTGGGTCAGGTGCTCGGTCGGCCGGCGGTCATTCCACTTCCGGCGTTCGCCATCCGGCTGCTATTTGGTGCGATGGGCGCGGAGACGCTGCTCGGCGGCCAGCGCGCCTCGGTCACCCGGTTGGTCGACGCCGGATTCAGCTTCCGGTACCCGACCATTCGGACGGCGCTGGAACAGGCGATGGTCGCTACCGTGTGA
- a CDS encoding prohibitin family protein, which produces MANSMSEVLGSIRGRTPSTGGGSGFFRLLRIVVVLIIIAVLMPQCVTYVEPGHVGILIHRAGGGVDPKPLGPGFQVRNPLLSAIEEYPVFMQTLVLTRGNTEGSPSNDEINVNSQEGQPLSLDVAMSFELEASKVPMLYQTFRTDIETIQHGYVKQTIRQALQEVVGGEPIADILGPKKAEVVARSQHLLTERLATYGIVVRQFTISETRAPETVIEAINVKNVMQQQALTAQNELQKNEFQARGDSIKAAGRAKAILAEAEAQARANRLLAESVTPTLVQYRMIEKWNGAMPQVAGGGTPLIQLPVPKP; this is translated from the coding sequence ATGGCAAACTCGATGAGTGAGGTGCTGGGGTCGATCCGTGGTCGCACGCCGAGTACCGGTGGGGGGAGCGGGTTCTTCCGGCTCCTGCGCATCGTCGTCGTGTTGATCATCATCGCCGTGCTCATGCCGCAGTGCGTCACCTACGTCGAGCCGGGACACGTCGGCATCCTCATCCATCGCGCGGGCGGCGGCGTGGACCCCAAGCCACTCGGCCCGGGCTTTCAGGTGCGGAACCCACTCCTGAGCGCCATCGAGGAGTACCCCGTGTTCATGCAGACGCTGGTCCTGACGCGGGGGAACACCGAGGGTTCTCCCTCCAACGACGAGATCAACGTCAACTCGCAGGAAGGACAGCCGCTCTCCCTCGACGTCGCCATGTCGTTCGAGCTCGAGGCGTCAAAGGTGCCCATGCTGTATCAGACCTTTCGCACCGACATCGAAACGATCCAGCACGGCTACGTGAAGCAGACGATCCGTCAGGCCCTGCAGGAGGTCGTTGGCGGGGAACCGATCGCCGACATCCTCGGACCCAAGAAGGCCGAAGTCGTTGCGCGATCGCAGCATCTGCTCACCGAACGCCTCGCCACGTACGGCATCGTCGTCCGGCAGTTCACCATCAGCGAAACGCGCGCGCCGGAGACCGTGATCGAGGCCATCAACGTGAAGAACGTGATGCAGCAGCAGGCGCTCACCGCGCAGAACGAGTTGCAGAAGAACGAGTTTCAGGCGCGAGGAGACTCCATCAAGGCGGCCGGCCGCGCCAAGGCGATCCTCGCCGAGGCCGAGGCGCAGGCACGCGCCAATCGTTTGCTCGCGGAAAGCGTGACACCGACGCTCGTGCAGTACCGCATGATCGAGAAATGGAACGGAGCCATGCCGCAGGTCGCCGGCGGCGGCACGCCGCTCATTCAGCTACCTGTGCCAAAGCCATAA
- a CDS encoding NAD(P)-dependent oxidoreductase encodes MTTAAPRSVDELEERLSRPTELVIETLRGLPGDIVILGAGGKMGPSLSAMAQRAANAAGTRRRVIAVSRFQSDAAPSRLSGSGVEIVRADLAEPDAWRPLPDAALVVYMVGQKFGTQGAPARTWHMNTIVPAFAADRYRAARFAVFSTGNVYPLSAVDRGGSQESDAPGPIGEYAMSCLGRERVFEHAAASHGTRSAILRLNYAVDLRYGVLVDIAQRILGGHAVDVTMGHVNCIWQGDANAFALASLGAASAPVTVLNLTGPEILRVRDVAEQLAARLGARATIRGQEARDALLSSTARLRARWGAPSISAETLIAWVADWLAAGGETSGKATRFEQREGAF; translated from the coding sequence ATGACGACGGCGGCCCCACGATCGGTCGACGAGCTCGAGGAACGACTCAGCCGTCCCACCGAGCTGGTCATCGAAACGCTGCGCGGACTTCCGGGCGACATCGTCATCCTCGGCGCCGGTGGCAAGATGGGTCCGTCGCTCTCCGCGATGGCGCAGCGCGCCGCGAACGCCGCCGGGACCCGACGGCGCGTCATTGCCGTGTCGCGCTTCCAATCGGACGCAGCGCCGTCGCGACTGTCGGGATCCGGCGTCGAAATCGTTCGCGCCGACCTCGCCGAACCCGATGCGTGGCGCCCGCTGCCCGACGCCGCGCTCGTGGTCTACATGGTAGGCCAGAAGTTCGGCACGCAGGGCGCGCCCGCACGCACGTGGCACATGAACACCATCGTCCCGGCGTTTGCCGCCGACCGATATCGCGCGGCGCGGTTCGCCGTGTTCTCCACGGGCAACGTGTATCCGTTGAGCGCCGTGGACCGCGGTGGGTCGCAGGAGTCGGACGCCCCGGGACCGATCGGCGAGTACGCGATGTCATGCCTGGGCCGTGAGCGCGTGTTCGAGCACGCCGCGGCATCACACGGAACGCGCAGCGCGATCCTCCGACTCAACTACGCGGTCGACCTCCGCTACGGCGTCCTCGTGGACATTGCCCAGCGCATCCTTGGCGGCCACGCGGTCGACGTCACCATGGGCCACGTGAACTGCATCTGGCAGGGCGATGCGAACGCCTTTGCCCTGGCATCGTTAGGTGCGGCGTCGGCGCCGGTCACGGTCCTCAACCTGACGGGGCCCGAGATCCTGCGCGTACGCGACGTCGCGGAGCAACTCGCCGCGCGGCTTGGCGCGCGCGCGACGATTCGTGGGCAGGAAGCGCGCGATGCCCTGCTCTCGTCCACCGCGCGGCTCCGGGCCCGCTGGGGCGCACCATCGATCTCGGCTGAGACGCTCATCGCGTGGGTGGCGGACTGGCTGGCGGCGGGCGGCGAAACATCTGGCAAGGCCACACGGTTCGAGCAGCGGGAGGGCGCGTTCTGA
- a CDS encoding FliA/WhiG family RNA polymerase sigma factor has translation MAHAAAAGPSTRVAHDERQQLIGEHLGLVYHVARQLCRTKQMDVELDELVSAGTIGLIEAWDHFDRARGLAFSTFAAPRIRGAMLDELRRQDHVPRSVRRRTRELNAATEALTRQLGRAPDQAQLAETMGVDLHALFRMQAESDNSRFIPLERTSERTPSGSRIPMEHLIAATDSDVDDRLTLAQEIERMHDALLDLPEQERNVLGLYYFEELKLAEIAAILGVSESRVSQIRAKAISRLRVSMGSLRESA, from the coding sequence ATGGCGCACGCAGCGGCAGCAGGGCCCAGCACACGGGTAGCCCACGATGAGCGACAGCAGCTGATCGGGGAGCACCTTGGCCTCGTGTACCACGTGGCCCGACAACTCTGCCGGACGAAGCAGATGGACGTCGAACTCGACGAGCTGGTGAGCGCGGGAACGATCGGGCTCATCGAAGCGTGGGACCACTTCGATCGCGCGCGCGGACTCGCCTTCTCGACGTTCGCCGCGCCACGCATTCGCGGGGCCATGCTGGATGAACTCCGCCGGCAGGATCACGTCCCGCGCTCGGTGCGACGCCGCACGCGCGAACTCAACGCCGCCACCGAAGCGCTCACCCGCCAGCTCGGCCGCGCGCCAGATCAGGCACAGCTCGCCGAGACCATGGGGGTCGACCTCCATGCACTGTTTCGCATGCAGGCTGAGAGCGACAACAGCCGCTTCATTCCGCTGGAACGCACGAGCGAGCGCACGCCGAGCGGTTCGCGCATCCCGATGGAGCACCTCATCGCCGCCACGGACTCGGACGTCGATGATCGGCTGACGCTGGCGCAGGAGATCGAACGCATGCACGATGCCCTGCTGGACCTGCCGGAACAGGAGCGCAACGTGCTCGGCCTGTACTACTTCGAGGAACTCAAGCTGGCCGAGATCGCGGCGATCCTTGGCGTGAGCGAGTCGCGCGTATCGCAAATCCGGGCCAAGGCGATCAGCCGACTGCGCGTGTCGATGGGCTCACTCCGCGAGAGTGCGTGA
- a CDS encoding CDGSH iron-sulfur domain-containing protein: MTITIHLREHGPYYIAPDDAAHVRIVDAGGNHLVPPPGRGIVLCRCGHSGQKPFCDKSHKRFAPEPPGDRDPVTR; the protein is encoded by the coding sequence ATGACCATCACCATCCATCTTCGTGAACACGGGCCGTATTACATCGCCCCCGATGATGCGGCACACGTTCGTATCGTGGACGCGGGCGGGAACCATCTGGTGCCGCCGCCCGGCAGGGGCATCGTGCTGTGTCGCTGCGGTCATTCCGGGCAGAAGCCATTCTGCGACAAGAGCCACAAGCGATTCGCCCCCGAACCGCCCGGCGACCGCGATCCGGTCACACGATGA
- a CDS encoding DNA-3-methyladenine glycosylase 2 family protein, with protein sequence MHRSAIRHLKAADPVLAELIAQVGPCRLQPTTEQSHFESIVRAIVYQQLSGKAAGTIYGRFAELFPARRPTAPHLLTLDDGALRGVGLSRPKLTYVRDLATRVHENALPIERLHTLPDEEILAHLTAVKGIGVWTAQMFLLFRLGRPDVLPDLDLGIQKAVQRAYRLRKRPTPERVRRIGAKWAPHRSVATWYLWRYLDGDAA encoded by the coding sequence ATGCACCGATCCGCGATCCGTCACCTCAAGGCGGCCGACCCTGTGCTCGCCGAGCTCATTGCGCAGGTTGGCCCGTGCCGGCTTCAGCCGACCACCGAGCAGTCCCACTTCGAGTCGATCGTGCGCGCGATCGTCTACCAGCAGCTTTCCGGCAAGGCGGCCGGCACGATCTACGGGCGCTTTGCCGAGTTGTTCCCCGCTCGTCGCCCGACGGCGCCCCATCTCCTCACCCTCGACGACGGGGCGCTCCGCGGTGTCGGCCTCTCGCGTCCCAAGCTGACCTACGTCCGCGATCTGGCCACCCGGGTCCACGAGAACGCGCTCCCCATCGAGCGGCTTCACACACTGCCTGACGAGGAGATCCTCGCCCACCTGACGGCGGTGAAGGGCATCGGCGTGTGGACGGCGCAGATGTTCCTGCTGTTCAGGCTTGGTCGACCAGACGTGTTGCCGGACCTCGACCTCGGGATCCAGAAGGCCGTGCAGCGCGCGTATCGCCTTCGCAAGCGGCCGACCCCGGAGCGCGTACGGAGGATCGGTGCGAAGTGGGCGCCGCACCGATCGGTGGCCACCTGGTATCTCTGGCGCTATCTCGACGGTGACGCCGCGTGA
- a CDS encoding HAMP domain-containing histidine kinase: MMTSRISDPRPEASELQTEGPTPARVWGDQWLRVSEKVLKGLNHQLTNRVASLEAIAALFDDDQELPDPQLVQSLAQEVKRLNQLLMLFRLMPAEPFVTTEPVRVQDVIPQVMELHGHHSDLRGIPIDISAAGDIPPVLVRPSALLRCLLVLLESAAGNALRSGCEATLQLSCGGDAKHVFVRFEAPSPAGQLLFTGDGSLVHAVQSGLAHAHVTATAELVPATPCPRLRYEITLPSLAEARRMEREGLR; the protein is encoded by the coding sequence ATGATGACCAGCCGCATCAGTGATCCACGTCCCGAAGCCTCGGAACTCCAGACGGAGGGGCCCACCCCTGCGCGGGTCTGGGGCGACCAGTGGCTGCGCGTCTCCGAGAAGGTCCTCAAGGGGCTGAATCACCAGCTGACCAATCGCGTCGCGTCGCTCGAAGCCATCGCGGCGTTGTTCGACGACGATCAGGAACTGCCGGATCCGCAGCTCGTGCAGTCGCTGGCCCAGGAAGTCAAACGCCTGAACCAGCTGCTCATGCTCTTCCGGCTCATGCCGGCCGAGCCATTCGTGACCACGGAACCGGTGCGGGTGCAGGACGTGATACCCCAGGTCATGGAGCTGCACGGGCACCACAGCGATCTGCGCGGCATTCCCATCGACATCTCCGCTGCCGGCGACATTCCGCCGGTCCTCGTACGCCCGTCGGCGCTGCTGCGGTGCCTGCTCGTGCTCCTCGAGAGCGCGGCCGGTAACGCTCTGCGTTCGGGATGCGAGGCCACGCTGCAGCTCAGCTGCGGCGGCGACGCAAAGCACGTGTTCGTTCGCTTCGAGGCGCCGTCTCCCGCCGGACAACTGTTGTTCACGGGTGACGGAAGCCTGGTGCATGCGGTGCAGAGTGGTCTCGCGCACGCACACGTGACAGCGACCGCCGAACTGGTGCCAGCCACGCCGTGTCCGCGGCTGCGATACGAGATCACGCTGCCCTCGCTCGCCGAGGCGCGACGCATGGAGCGCGAAGGACTACGCTAG